A stretch of DNA from Tigriopus californicus strain San Diego chromosome 8, Tcal_SD_v2.1, whole genome shotgun sequence:
GTCATTTCTTTAATCTAGCCATTGCTcactcaaaaacaaaacatgaactgccgcttggttggttggttggttggttggttggttggttggttggttggttgactcTTTGGAATACCAATGAGCTATATTTTGGTGCTCTTCCttcgttctttctctttctgttTTTCTATGGTCGTTGTCGTTCACTTGGAGAGGTGCCGATGGCTACTGGAGCGAGAACACTCACTCGTAAAATCCGAAAATGTTGTTTGGTCGAGGGCACCCGCCATTTGCGCCCTCttcccttccttctttctttcgttctttcgttccttcGGTCCTTCGTTCCTTACTTCGTCCGCTCTTCTTCTTGCCTCTCACCTCTCCGTTCGTTTCGTtagttcgttcgttcgtcccCCTTCGTTCGCTCAACAGTATAAGTTAGTACTAGGAGTAGCCAAGTCCACGTCTGGATCTCCTCCAGTTCAGTTGTGCCCAGTCGGAGCCTCAGATCTGGCAGTATTTGGGTGGATGGAGACATTTGTCTACTACCTTTCGCGCATACACCACTCCCGGGATCTCGATGGGATGAGGATCGAGCAGATGAACGAGCGCCCTCTCGGTTGGTTGGGCTAACTTGAAGATGAGGTGGACGAGGAAGAAGtcgaggtggtggtggtggtgcaaCACACTATCACATAACAGCATTCCGTGCCCATcgtcaacaccatcatcatgatcatcatcaaccACATTATGCTTGCTACGAGCAGTGCACCACCGTTTTTGAGAGGGATGTATGTAGTAAAATATACAACAAGCTGGTAGGCGCGGGCGAGTCCAAGAAAAATCATGGACAACTCTTGGGAATCGAGAATTAGACTTATGGCCGCGAGAGCATCATGCCACCACGAGCACAACAATGACAACCTTAAACGATGAAGTGAAGTCCTGGCGAGCAAATAAGCCAGCCAGTCAAGCGGGGAATGGAATTTCGAGCTGGAGCTGCGGGATTCATGTTGATTTGTCGGCGCATGGATGGTCTGCTCTGTCCTCGACgagagaaaaatgagaaaatattttcccaaTGTTCTTGTGTTActcgagcgagagagaaacAAAGGGCCCGCTAGAAATAGTTCGGACTGTTTTAGTGGTCcaataatcatcatcaccaacaacaacgataacaacaacaagaactaGCTCACTATTTCACCGCCGAAAACGGGTTGTTGACGGATTACTTCTGGTTCATCGGTTGAACGGAATGCGAACATACCAACGTATGTACATGAGGATGGGGGCGAATGTGCTTCTGTTCACCTTCTGGCTTGATCATGTTACACAGATTAGTGAATACCCGTCGGTAATAATTTCGCTCAGCCCACCACCATATTAAAGGAATTCATAGTGGCACTTTCACACGTTTAATATGGAACAAGTAAACAAGGTATACTTGAAGTCATGTAGATAAACTTTTACTATCACATCACACCTACCGAGATAAGCGTAAAGGCAATCTAATTGGAAATTTCACTTCACTTTTCAGGTTGGGAtcagaaagggaaaaaaaatgcCTAGTACTAACACATGtacatttttgtttgctcCTACATTTTAGTGGAAAACGGAAGTTTTCACGGGGAAGATGAAAACTCCAGCTGACATGAGACACATTTTTAGGCTTTCTACTAAATCGGTTCGTTGACGTCTTCTGGTTTATCTTTATTGTTTGTAATGATGGGTATGGCATAATTGGGCTTGAATCCCAGTGGCggccaattcaagacgaaTACGATTATGACTTGATTACTGCTTGAAATGCATCTCATTGGAATCCTTGCAGTTTAGTTTTAAAGCCAATTTATTTGAGGGTGGCAGGCAGATGCATTGGCAAAAGCTtccaatgaaaaggagagaacCGGAGAGAACTCAAGAGTCAGATggagtacatacgtacatgcaGCAGTATATAAATCGGGTAGAGTAGATGGGAGGGGATGGATAGATGATGAAGTCATCGTTGAAGATGAAAACGTGAACGGAGGGGCAGACTAGGGAACAGGGGTAATTTGCTCCCAGTCAACTACCGCAAAATGGAGTCATTGcatgaaccaaccaaccaaccaagcaatcCACCAACCCACCACCCGAACCCAAACCCACCAAGGGGGAAGGGAATGCCATCTATACTCTTTCTATAGACTTCTTTTTCAGCCATTGGATCAACGCTGCTTGGTCTGATAGACCGTTTAAGCAAACACATTACCTCAGATGCACATACGTAGAACAGTACGTACATGAAATGAGACCAAGACATCATACTTCAATTGTCTCATGGTTGGGAATAGATTGAGGGCTCCGAGATCCTAGCAGACGTTTTTATCGCTCCATCCAAATGGTGCATAGGCTGAAACTTTTGATAAGTGCGTAGACTGCCAGTACTTGAAGTTGTCTCAAGTTTGAACACCCCATAAATATGTTGGGCCAAAAGACTCAACTTTTTCGCACTAAACATACCAAACTTCAAGGGCCATTTGCTGTACCAGCCATGCAGTATTTATATCACCTGCCCATGGGTGCATGGAAGCACCGAAGGCCTTCTAACTCCCGTCTTTCTTCCCCAGACAAGGCCAAAGCACAAGGGCAGAAACGTATCGATCCAAAACTGCAGGAAAAGTGATTCCCCCTAAGCTActctctccctccctttcTCTTAGTGCCATGTTCAAGGTGATAAAAAACCTGCAAAATCCGTAGTCTAGTAATGCCACAAATTTCGAGGTTGTTTCTACTTTCACAAAATGTACCACATGAAAATAGAGATGAGGATGGAACTGGGCTGAAATTTGCTCCAAATCCTGTTGGAACCAAAAGAAACTGAGAGGCGCCAGGAGAGAAGTCTCTTCCAGATTTGAGATGCTAGAGTACAATCATTCAAAGGACAAACATATGACTGACTACTAGCCATGTTGTCCATCCACCAATTGTGGCAAACAATGTGTTGATAAAACGTAGGGATCGGATCATCAAACACGGAAAGAACGCCTCCAAAGAGATGGCGGTAGTTTGGAGAAGCGCTCTCTGGTGTGAAGGGGTGCTGGCATGTTATCAGGTCCAAGAAATTAAACACTCTGGGTCAGAGAGCACGGTGCAGCAGTGCTCAAAGTTTCTATCAACGTCGTCCAAGGCCCAAGACAAAATATTGAGACAGAAAATCCCTTCTGGGTAGCTCCGAAAAGTCTGTTTTGTTGACTCTCAGACAATTTATGAAGGCTGTGTGTTTTGAAATGGCAGAACGAAATGCCCCAAGGGCTAACGGTTGCCCGAGCCAAACCCAGTGAGCTTTCCTCCCTGGCCGAGGTATGAGTTCTCAAGATCGTCAACCTTTTCAAGATTCCCTTTGGGAGAGCAATTCAGTCCAAGTTGTCTCCTCCCCTGCATGGTTTTGATACTTCCAGCTCAAGGCCACGTGGTCGCCAAAGCCAAGCAATACGACAAAGTGCCTCTGTACAATTTGGCCCGGAGGTTGTCCTTGGAACTGTCAAAATTAATCTTTCGTGGATCCTGTACCGTACAGTTCATAGTTATATTATATGCTTTGTCCGTAATTAGTCTTGTTGTGAGCGAGAAATATGAGCCCAATCAAACACGCTATGAACCGATTATTCCGCTCCAAATGAACTTTTGACCGCAAACCACTCATTACGGCACATCGAAGAGGATTTCTCGGTTCTTGATTTGAGCTGTTTCCACGTGATTTTGAGATCCCATTACGATAGCCACGTGCTGGTGAGATCAAATAATTCAACGAACGGAACGAAGGCGAATGAGTTTCGGCacaaacaaataaagaaacgAACAGGCCAAGGGCCGAACACTGGTGCCTCTGTGATCGAAGCTTGAAGGAATGGATCGGATCAAGGAGTGAGGCGCAAGGAGGAACAGATTGAGACTGGAAGTGGGTAGCTGAAGCAAAGAAAGTCGTTTTCAGAAGATTAGGAAGAGTTAAACGATATTCCTGGGAAACTGGTGAATAATTGATTCGTCTGAGCTTTGCTCTGTGGTGGGACTCCTAACATCAAAcgaacttttttgcttttccttAGGGCCCTTGGcacacacatacgtacgtgAATAGAGTGCTTGGAGGCCGAGGATTCCAGAACGATAGTAGTTCAGTAGTCCGGTGGAAGCAAGCTGTCGATCAAGAAAACCTCGACTCTGCCGCTGCTTGGCTTTCTTTCATCTTGGCAAACTTGAAACAATCAATATTTGAACGcgtttttgataaaatattaACCCACTAACTTAAACTTGGTCTCTTTTTGCTCTAACCCTCTTTCCCTCACCTCAGCATGatcaaaggaaagaaagattgAGGCCAAAAGTGGCCCTTTTTCCTTCCAATTTTCTCGATCTATTCCTAGCTCATGTTCCTCTATCCTCCCGGTCTTACGCACGCAGTACACAGTCACTAGTTGGGTCCTCTTGGCAGCCTTCAAATAGATGGAGAGCCTCCCTTTGAGTGATGGAATTGGTATTGTCACATTTGAAGTGAAAATGAGATTAAGGAGCTCGTTGGAATCCTCAcattctttttgaaagaggGTTACATTTGGCAAACGATCAGACTTTTGTTTCCTCTTTTCTCGGCATGATCTTCACGTAAGGGTGGGTCTCCACGCATTGAAGAGGCTTGGTCATTGTGCTCATCAAAGTATTGATTGATGCCAGTTTGACTGGATTCGGATTATCTTCATGCAAACAAATTAAGCTCTCCCTTCTGCTTCAGTTCCCAAGtagcaatggaaaataatcttCTCCCTAGATGTTTCCCTGTGCAAAATGAAGCATGATGGTACACAACAGCAAATGTCCCAAACAATTGATACAGTAATTCTCGTTCATCCATATTTTGTTGAGCTCATTTCTCTTTGAAGTTTCCCAAATTCGTCCATAGGAGCCTGACGAAAGTTTCAATCACGAACTGGGGAGTTCATCATTGTCTCGTCCACGTGATCATGTTGCCTCTCGGTATAAAAAAAGCTGTTAAGAAAGGACCACCAAGATCCCACTCATTGTTACATGGGCGGATCAATAAATCTCTTTGGAGAGACCTTGTGAACCCATTGGGTCTTAATTCGAGGAAAGCATTACAATAATAACCTCCGAGCGTTCTTTCCTCTTCCCGCGCGCTATCTTTAAAGCTCAACACGTGCTGGCAGGTTTTACTATGACCTGAatcttggaacttggaaaaTTGTACTAGATCCCACAATGTCTTCTTTCAGCAAACAGACATATCGCTGGGTTGCCACTGGATACGACAAATCAAGCGTTTCTGAAAGTGCATTAATTGGATTGTTGAGTGTGTGCCTGTTAGGTAGAGGATTTCCATCCGATTGTGTGTGATTAAGAGTGACTGTAATTATCCACTCATACACAAAGCTTTACCCATTGGTGCGGGTAACATATTATTACATTAATTACGTCGCAATGAGTTTCTCTCACTTGTCTGTGCATATTCGTGTACTCCAAAATTCTGGTGAGCTCACAATGGAACCGTGAGAATGACTCGATGGTGAAATGAGTGAGATCACATCCCAAATGGCGTGAAGAAAATTTCTGGATCATTCCAAAGTGGAAAGAAGTCGAATCGAAATCCCTCAGAGAAGTTCTAAGATATCAAGACCATGCGAAAAAAATCTTGTAATTGCCTTTTATCATATcccaaatgtttcaaatgtggAAATAAACGTTGTTTCATGACTATTTTCAGAACGGAATCAAGGGAATTTTTTAGAATCATACATCATACTTCTATTACAAGTAGAATGTTAACGAAAGGCATTGAGCCCTCAATGAACAGAGGTTACGCCcatcaaaataaatgaaaatatgtagCCAAGCGGTTTCCGTTTTGAAAGTCATTAAGGAGGTAACTTGGGTTGCCCTTTTCGAACCCGCACGTGTCCGCCTTAGCTGGCCTAGCACAGTCAATGGCATTTCTCtctcaatctctctctctctctctccccccaTATTTGGTACCAACGATGAGCCGATAGAGCCGTACTTGGAACCATTTTCTGTGTCATAGCTGAATACATACATGACTATGAGGTTTATGTGGGGTCGACAATCAGGATGATGCCTTCGTCGCAACGAGATCTCAAATTGGGATTCCCCTTGCTCCATCCAGCCGTCAGGGCAACACCCAATCGTCGATATTTGATGCCATGTGCACACATTATTAAACGCGCTCCAATGATTTGTTCCCCTTAGACCGTCCAATGGAATTGGACCCTAAACTATTCACAAAACTATCGTCCTATCTAATAGATTTGTGaatgaaccactggaacatGGAGGGGGTTGCAAAGGtcgaaaaaaacatttcgaaATCTTGTTAGAAGTCTAACAAACATATTATGTGCTTCTTCAAAGCGGCCTCAGGTCGCTACAATTGGGTACTTTAACTTTCGGCTTGATTGAACGGCTGGATCAGAAGCTATGCCTTTCTCAAAGCTTAAAATAGCTCTGTTCCCTAAATATACAGAATATCTAATTAGCTGATTTTCAACCTGAGCGTCCACTTTCATATTCCAGCGGCTCATGCATGCTCCATGCCATCATGGTTTTAGTGTGATCATTGATGACAAATCGAGATTGTCTATTGGAGGCTTTAGCTTTCTGGAGCCTTTCGTTATGATCACGTGCCTCGGTTGCAATGAAAACCATGGGCCGCTTGGCAGGTGTTGGCCAAGACTTGAACGCCGCGTGGTTGCCGTTGTTTTAACTTTTCCTAAGATCATCTCCTTAACTTAATGCCCGGGTAGCTCCAACATGATATTACGATTTTCCGACTCGAGATTTACACGATGTGTTGTTCTCTGCTATCACCTGCAAATGGTTATCGCTCTTACCACATGCAGTACCTAATGTACACATACATCCTACGAAGGGCGTCCACACTCTCATGACGGGAGAGATGATCTACTTTCAAACACGAATCCGCTTCCGctccctcctccttcctcaATGGTTTTGCTTAACTATGTATCCGCTCATTGTTGTGTACAATTCTCACTGGCCCATGAATGTGCCTGCATGGATGTTTGGTAAACCAATCATGAAAcgaggaagaaggaggagaaaagcCCACCAGCCCACACTCGCCGGAGTGAACGTAGTCGAGCTCTTTAGATCTCAGATAGAGAGAAGGGGGAGGTAGGGGAGTACATCAGTTCGAATTTGAAGCTTTCGGGATCGACTTGGGTGGTCCTACAGTTCAAGCTTGTCCGTACCCTATGATGTATGGTCTATGTCCGTAGTTCGAGCATTGAGGTAATTACAAGACGTGCGTTTTGCGGTGAACAAGCACGTGAAAATGTCTCTGTTGTAACCGGCAAAAGTGACAAACGCGCCCAGCAGAGCGGGCTCTTTTGGCATTCTGCATTTCATATCTCtatatcaaattgaatttcacatAGTGTCAGATTTTTCTTGGTTCATCTTAACACCGTTGATCCAAGAATCAGGGAACCGAAACAAAAGACATTGGATCACGtttgggttgaaaattgtgacATTTTATGCATGCAAGGATTCCTGCACTATGATTCAATTTACAAGCGCTTCTTTTCTTGTGTATTGAAGGCAAGTTTCCTTTCAGCCACTGAACTACACAAGTCAACGTAGAAACCAATCACGGGTCCAGTTCACGAGAGAAGCGACTGCGCCTCCAAAGAGGCCCACCGTACTCACCGTATTTTCCAGCTTACTATCCAGTCGAGTAGACAGCCCAGAGTTTCCAGGGGGATATGATCACAACTCACGTCAGTTGTCAACACAGACATTATTTCAAGCTACTTTTGGCCCTACTTATTCTCCTCATGAGTGAATATCTTCTCCAATGCTCCAATGTTGGAAGGACGGGAACTGATCAAGAAACTCGTGTATTTGAAACCCGATCGATTAAGGTGGTCGGTGTGCTTTATAGAGGTTGAAATGGGTCCTTCCTTGCGGATGGGTCTGGTTGTTAGTTTGGCTTCAATTTAGCGGCAATTTAGCACCCTGTTCCAAGTTTGAGTGGACCAGACAATCTACTCTTCCATCGTCTGATGCCAGAACCACGATTATCCTGGCAGTCACCATTACTCCGTTCAATTGCTCGACAGTTGCACCTTGCGAGGATAGAATCAACGGACCTCACCCTCAACCTTGATGAGGTTGAGTCCCCAAAATGAAGACGTTTTAGACTACAATTGCCACGGCGACTGTGATTGCCAACCTGTCATAAAATACCCTTGGTGTGTCAACTACATAGATACGTGATCGTCTTTTCTCCTAGAATGGATGGCTGGCTATTGATCTCTGTcttttgaagctaaaaacgGGCAAACCCAGGTGGTTGTCGAAGAAAAGGTAAGTTGTCCATCCATTGAGGGTTGAAAAAGGATCTGGGTCGGGTCTCTCTTTTTCACTCTACCATCTTTGTTGAATTCGTTTGCCTTGGCAAATTTTGCGACATGTCAACGAACATCTACCACGAGTATAGTAGTGTTGCACACTGTCAAATGTGCACCTCACACGTCACACTTTACTAGCCGGGGCCATGTCCAAACGATTGTGGAGTGTGGACTGGGGAAAAAGATCAAAGCACTAAACGTAGGGGTAGataacaaatttgattcaggCCACAACGAGCAGACTTCAAAGGCCTCACTCTCAACGGGGAAAGTTGGTTGAGCCCTTGTTCAGCCAAAACACATGCCTGCCGTATCCAGGGGCAGTGCCGAGAACGAAATAAAGGAACTTGTAAATCTTGATGTCAACTTTCAAAGCCTCCTTAGCTTTGGAAACATCAGACGGACGGCGTTTATGAAAACGAGGGAATGAGGAAAGCGCGTGTCTTTTAACTTTTAACTCGAACGGTGTattaatgacaaaaaaaccaaagCGGATGCCTTAAAAAGCTATACAGCCATCATATATCGTCATGGTAAATGTAATCATATTCACATTCTTCCTCGTTCTCGTGGGAATTTTCGTGTTCGCGTGGCATTGATGTGATATATTTGGCGACTGCCATTACCAAGAATCGATACTGTACGGGTTGCTGAACCTGGAATCGAGACAATACGATGTTGCGTGATTCATTGATTGAAACGCTTTTTCCATGCATGCAGAATTAGAATTTGTATGAATGGGTTATACTTTACCATCAAACATCGGTCCTCTCTCATCTGGCAAACCACTCGAGGCACATCAATATGCGTTGCTCCCTCCTCTATTCGATTTAATATATTATCCAAGCCGATCAAAGTTCCAGTTCGTCCCACTCCAGCCGAGCAGTGGACCACAATAGGTGAGAGTGGGTCGGAGCTCACCATCAACGCATTCATGGCTTGCCTGAGCTCCAAAACTGAATCGGGACTTTCCGGCACGCCATGATCTGGCCACTCCTGATACTGCAAATGCCTTACGTTGATGGTATGATCGCCCTTAGTGACTCGAAGGTGGTCCAAAGCAAGGCCCTTCAAGTGGAACTCTCTTTTGGATTTCTTCGTGGAAACCACTTGAATGGGCCCAAATTGACGCTCATGTTTCCCTGGCCAATATTGATGACATTTAACATTACCTAGAGAGTCAGGGTGAAATTAGGAAAAGACAACGTGCTTGGAAAGCGTCTATGCCAAAGCAAGCGGTTGGTCATTTATTCCCACGTACCTCCTTCTTTCAGTCGTGTGACCATGACAATGAGACTAACTTTGTAATCTAGGATCATCTGCCAAAACGCTTGCCTTGTTTCGGGCAGAGGCCCTTGAGTAGCAATAAAACGTCTTTCTCCTTGGTGGTTCCGGATCCAGCTGGCATTCACATAGTCCTTGCCGTCCACAGGAGTCTTCAGGATCACTCGGCTGTGATTATACGGGATGATGTTACTGTACCGATTCAAACTTGTCCCCAACGAGGAACGTGGAACGCCTTGCCCGACGCTTTTAGATGTTTTGGGAATGTTCACTTCAACATCCCAGGATTGAATGTTTGAATAATCCACattcagattgaaattgggcTCTCGAATGCGTTGGTCAAACATTTTGATGGCAATCGGGGAAGATGGAGCACTTTGAATGAGAGGAGTTGGTTCCACAGACCGATTAGAGTGCTTTGGCAGGCTTAATTGTAGATTGAAATAGCACTCTTTAATCCTCCGAAAGAATTTGTCCAATGTTTGTGCTCCGTCGTATTTGACTAACCAATATACGAAAGCACATATCATGGCAAAAAGTAGGGCCAAAAGAATACGTACGGCTCTTAGAGGAGACGTTAGTAGTCGAAATTCAATTACATCCGAGTACATCAGAACAGTCTGACTTTTGTATTTGTAATGAATTTGGATTGGAAGCATTGccaatgttgaattgaattcgATATTGATGCCCGTTTTGTTGACACGATTCCGAAGAGCGGGACCTACGCAAGAATTGCTGGAATTCGCTTTAAATAAGTCCTCCATTGAAAACAGATTCATGCCTATTTGGTAGGTTGTGCTCTTGAGAAAGCATAAATTGGCCACCGACTCCGACACTTTCACCGTGCATCGGCCTGTGGCGATTTCCACGACTCTAGGCTCGATTTGAATCAAAGCAGCCTCGATGGTTTGAGTTTGAGTTCGAACggtgtttgtggtttcatcGTTCTTGCATCCCAGAGCCTTCACCGCCAACTCAATCGTCTCTCCGGGTTGCAAAGTCGGCCTTGTAGTAATGACTATATCACGCGCAAAGGTTAAGGGAATTGCCGACTCCGAAGTAGCACCTACAAGCTCCAATTCGATGACGCTTGTACTGTTGAGGAATGCGTTGGACGGCAATTTCACTCGAGCTTGTAAAAATGGGTTAAAAGGAGTCAAAGCCTCCATTGGCGATACAGACGTCAACACAGTCTTGGGTGCACTGATGGCGTTGCAAATAGTATGTACAAATTGGCAAACCTTTTTGGAACTAGACGTGGCTTGAAGCTTAAAAGTCACACAAAAATGATACTCTTCCTTGGCTTTCAAGTTATGGCACTCACCCTCCTCAGATGTTTTCTTAGATAGATTCTTTAGGCTGCATGTCAGAACTGTCTCGGAGAGTTGACCTTGGTTTGGGCAGATGGTAAATGATAAAAGCTCGATGGTGTTTTCACTCGGTTTTGGCCTAACAGTTATATTGACATCCCTCAAGGATGGGATAGTTTTATAATCTAGGTAACTAGAATCACCCCAAGAGTGATTATTATGGCCACGAACTGCAAAACGTATGTCGCTATTAGCAATCAAATTTGGAAGTTGTCTTTTCGTCTCCACGCTTTGATATGTCACATTAGGGATTTGCTCGCGCTGCACATTTTTACAATATTTCCCATCTGAAGAATTCGAAGGAATGCTTGTCCATTGAATTTCGTAAAAATCCGGTTTGCAATTACCTTTGTCAGTTGTCTTGATCGTGATCGTGCGCtggccattttcattttgatcgaTGCTAATATTGGGACTTCTGGGAACATTGGGCGGAATTGTAGTAGTATTGGCACATAATGTTTTGTTTGACTGATTGTCAATGGTTAGATTCATGCAAATATTGTAGCCAAAGCACGGCTTGATATCGTGATCAAGGGTAAAATGTTCATCGTTTAGAAATGAATCATAGTCTAACTCAAACCTCTTCTCGATTCCATATGCTTCGTTTTTGCGAAAAAGAGTGCCGTTGATTTTCCCGGAATAAAGCTCAGGTTCGAGATCCAGTGTAATGTTAACTCCATTACGTAAAGCACGCACAAAATAATGTTCTTCCGTGATTTGAATGCTTGGCGCCGTTAGGTAGACTACCGATGAACTCCAATCACTCGTAAATAGTGAATTCGATACTGCCACTTTCACTTCATATTGGGAATATGGAAATAAATCCGTAATTACTCTCGAATTTTCAGTaaagttttcaaagatttcttcttctttaacttcattttttttcgagcaACAAGGCGTTTCGTCGCGGTAGGATTTGCATTCATAATAAAGCGTAAACTTGGTTAGATTACCATTTAGGTTGACGTTGTCGTAGTTCCAGTGGACGGTAATGGAAAAGGGCTCCAATGCgacattttgttttaaaactgTGGGTGAACCCTCTGGTTTTTCTTCTAGCGTGCGAATCAGCCAACTCTTTTCATATTGGCATAGGGCAGAGTTTCCACCGACTGTTCCACCGACTGTTCCCTCGACTTTCAATGATATTAGGTATTCTTGATTAGGGTGCAAGCCCTTCAGTTGAAATTTGTTACTTTGATTCAATGAGGAATTTTGGATCTTCAATTCATATCTATAGTTTGACAACTCCGCAGGAACTTGAACATCGATTTGACGACTGTGGGGAGTGAATGAAAGATTCACTTCATTTGTTGAGATTATCGCAAGTCGAGTGGAACTCATTTGGTTCCATTGGGAATTGTGTTGTTGTACACTAACGTTGCATTTGTGGGTTGTCCCTGGACATAGTTGCTCAATGTGGATAGTTTGATTATAGGTTTTATTCATTCTATGATGGGTCGCGGGACACTCGATCATAACTGCTGTTGTCCACGATTCACATTTCCTATCAATTCCAAACACCTTGAGGTGTGCGCTGAAGGTGGTAATGGATTCGGTTGGAACAGTCAC
This window harbors:
- the LOC131884562 gene encoding uncharacterized protein LOC131884562 isoform X1 gives rise to the protein MGKNFVFIVHLLCILAMILPIIDASSCEEIKYNETDKKAWTDMEKNLTVEVNDKNDQITINAVSNNIQKHLEVTDYLKNCTSGLFVNISLPQSSTFNVSFRDLGQKIEKSLRLDPCTNVSVRITAVFNRKNASFTNSPFVIRRSLLTKPNVQDLNVTVPTESITTFSAHLKVFGIDRKCESWTTAVMIECPATHHRMNKTYNQTIHIEQLCPGTTHKCNVSVQQHNSQWNQMSSTRLAIISTNEVNLSFTPHSRQIDVQVPAELSNYRYELKIQNSSLNQSNKFQLKGLHPNQEYLISLKVEGTVGGTVGGNSALCQYEKSWLIRTLEEKPEGSPTVLKQNVALEPFSITVHWNYDNVNLNGNLTKFTLYYECKSYRDETPCCSKKNEVKEEEIFENFTENSRVITDLFPYSQYEVKVAVSNSLFTSDWSSSVVYLTAPSIQITEEHYFVRALRNGVNITLDLEPELYSGKINGTLFRKNEAYGIEKRFELDYDSFLNDEHFTLDHDIKPCFGYNICMNLTIDNQSNKTLCANTTTIPPNVPRSPNISIDQNENGQRTITIKTTDKGNCKPDFYEIQWTSIPSNSSDGKYCKNVQREQIPNVTYQSVETKRQLPNLIANSDIRFAVRGHNNHSWGDSSYLDYKTIPSLRDVNITVRPKPSENTIELLSFTICPNQGQLSETVLTCSLKNLSKKTSEEGECHNLKAKEEYHFCVTFKLQATSSSKKVCQFVHTICNAISAPKTVLTSVSPMEALTPFNPFLQARVKLPSNAFLNSTSVIELELVGATSESAIPLTFARDIVITTRPTLQPGETIELAVKALGCKNDETTNTVRTQTQTIEAALIQIEPRVVEIATGRCTVKVSESVANLCFLKSTTYQIGMNLFSMEDLFKANSSNSCVGPALRNRVNKTGINIEFNSTLAMLPIQIHYKYKSQTVLMYSDVIEFRLLTSPLRAVRILLALLFAMICAFVYWLVKYDGAQTLDKFFRRIKECYFNLQLSLPKHSNRSVEPTPLIQSAPSSPIAIKMFDQRIREPNFNLNVDYSNIQSWDVEVNIPKTSKSVGQGVPRSSLGTSLNRYSNIIPYNHSRVILKTPVDGKDYVNASWIRNHQGERRFIATQGPLPETRQAFWQMILDYKVSLIVMVTRLKEGGNVKCHQYWPGKHERQFGPIQVVSTKKSKREFHLKGLALDHLRVTKGDHTINVRHLQYQEWPDHGVPESPDSVLELRQAMNALMVSSDPLSPIVVHCSAGVGRTGTLIGLDNILNRIEEGATHIDVPRVVCQMREDRCLMVQQPVQYRFLVMAVAKYITSMPREHENSHENEEECEYDYIYHDDI